In Acropora muricata isolate sample 2 chromosome 13, ASM3666990v1, whole genome shotgun sequence, the DNA window ATGAAATGTCAGTTTTTCAGGTAACAGGGAATAACTGGTGTACACTGAGACAAACCTCTCAGAGctgagtagagaaccaacaatcTCAACCTCTGCATTAACATTGTATCGAGGCTAGAgcctgggccacattggtggaggGCGAGTACTCTAACCACAGCCAAGCCCCACCCCCACCTTAGCCCACCAGGCAGAGCTTACTAGCAATTAAGTGACTGAAAGACTGAAAAGGATGGGGTACTGAGAAGAAGTTCTCACATGGATagctcaaaattaaaacaaaactcAACTTAGATCCACAAACAGAACTTTACGATATGGACACAACTTTTACCTcaatttttctttgcatttcattCATTCTTCCGTCCTTTTGTTCCAGTGAAGTTTGCATCATGCCATTGATTTTCTTTTGCTCTTCTAACTTTATGATGAAATGAACATTAAGGACATTAATATGAAAAGCtcttaacaaaaaaatgatCTAATATCTCCAACACCAACCTGCAATTGAAGCTTTTGCTCCTTGCTGCTGAAATCTTCTCCCAAAGCAGATATTTGCTCTTGGTGAGCCTGTCCAAAGAATACAGTCAATCAATAAAACATTTGCTTGCAATAATTACAAATACTGGGTTGAAGAGGGAAAGTTCTAAACAGCTAGAAAGTCCATTGTCTCAATCTCTAAAGTTTTGAAGAGAAAAAGGAGATTAAGGTAACTTTGAGTGCTCAAACAAATATGTGTCATGGTGTTCTTTTCCACCAACAATAACATGGTTTCTGTATTAGTGGTATATTTGAATcattatcaacagagttgataacaTAAGATGGCCCATGTAACTGATTCAAAAGTTGACATTTTACACTCTTACTCAACCCCtgaataaacaaacaaaactttaaCCTTAAACGGTATCCCTAAATCAAATGTCTATGTCATTTACGCCTTTACTAATAAGAAGTATTTGAGTATATAATGAAcaacaataattgcaaaacTGAGCATAAGCGGggacaaaaagcaaaaaaaaaaaaaacctacctGACCGAGTTCCTGAATTGCTCCCTCCAAAGAAAATTTCTCTTGTTCAAGTTGCTGGACCTTATCgaagaaacaaaagcaaaagcacAAACAAAAGTTCAGTCCATACAACCCACATGTACAGTACATTCTTCAACAcctgaaaagcaaaaagaaaagtaaagacAAGAGTAAGGAGCAAACACACCTTCTCTTGAAGTAGCTGTTGCTCTTGGACTTGTTTGTTGCATAACACCTACAAAAAAGTACATTACCTTGAAAACTTTTCAACATCAAAATTATTAAGAATCAATGTAAGAAAAGAGGCTGTTAAAATGGTATCCTCAGAATTATTATGTAAGTGTTATGTGTTTTCGTCCACCTCCAAGACACATGTGGGAGAACAGTATTAGTTGAGTAAACTATATTCAAACAGGATAGCCCATTCAGTTCAAAGGCTAGTATAAAATTTTAGGTTATTGAAACAAAACCATGACTCCTTTGCTTGCATTGGAAAGAAACTTGATGAAGCAAACAATCTTAAAATCAAACAAGAAGCAGGTTTATCCATTTCAGAAGACAGTGGAAAATATTGCTTTAATTACCtctttttcattcaatttttcTTTAACATTCTTGAGTGTAGTCATTAATTCCGTTGTTTGACTCTTGTGAGATATCTCCAACTCCGACATTTTAGTCTCAAACATTTGCTAAAAGTGAACAAGAAGGAATCCCAGTTCAAGTTCAAAAATGTTAATTACCTGGCAAGTCTAAAACGAGTTCCCCTCAGTGCTCACCTTTTGTTCTTGGTGTTCTTTTGATGCATTTATCAACTGGTCACTTTTTTCTTTGACAGACTATGAAAAGAATGAAACCAAAATTTGTGTCTAGAATTGAGTTGTTTCTCAGCAAAAGGCTACTCTTATTTTGAATGGGTTAAAGGCAATGAATCCAATCCTGATGGAGATGTCCACCCACAGTTGGCCCACTGCTGactattaaaatattttatgTTGACTGTCAGTCCATATTGGGTGATGAAAATTGTCAAACTGCATATCAAGTGCTGGTTATGTGTCCATCATGCATCCATTACAAACTAGCAGGCTGCAGTTTTTGCCATCAAAAGgtaacaattttgaaaacaatgcaGAATCCTGTCTATTTATGGCATCTATCATAAAGGACACCAATCAAGTTACTTACAAATGAAGTGGCTGCTAAatgttctttaagagaaataaTTTCTTTGCCTGCTTCTTGGAGAGCTGATTGTTGGATGGATTCAGATTTTTCCTGattacaaagaaaacaagaaagttGGAAAAGAATAGCAATTCATGGCTGAACTACTTTCAAATCCAAGTTCACATGGACCTTGGAAGCAAGACAATCATGCCTTGTTAATAAAATACCAAGTACTCCCCTAGGATATGGTTGTAACTGATCTTAAATTTATGTTGACCCCCTTAAAACAAATGGCACATTCCTCTAGTTACCTTCACAAGATAAGGACCCCATGTAAAACACAAACAACTTACACAGCGACAGCTCCATTAAATATAACTCACTTTCTCCTCTAACAAGGTCTTTGTAGAGGTCAAGTTCAAAAGAAGTTGCTCTTTTTCTGTTTCCAAAGATTTTACTTTCTCTGAGAGCTGTCCTTTTTCctgaaaattaatgaataaaGAATTATAAGAATTATTTCCATATTATTtgttataagaaaatggtttgagtaacataccttgattggaAAAGATAATCTGGGTGATTCAATTCCTGAGAAGGAATGTTGTTTCTGACTgatgtttcaacaacctgtgcagaagccatcttcacagTCAAGTCATTTTCCTCacaagggtttttgaattttcaactgactaggactatcacttgactctgacaATGGCTTCAGCAAAGGGTGGGCAAAATGtaagtcacaaacaacagtccttctcaggaatccaatcactcagatgatctttttcaatcaaggtattatTTGTTCTCTCCACATCCCACTAGCTAAAGCCTCACACCCATAGTTACTTTTTTACCTTTTGCATTTCCTCctgtaacaacaacaactctctttctttcttctcaAGAGCCTTCTGTCCATTTTCTATCTGTTTTTCCAGTGTCATTTTTTGGGAGGATTTTTCATTCTGTAATAATGTCATCACTTCAACCTGCATGAATAAAGGCTGGTCTAGATATTCAAAACCCAATAAAATTGTCTGGGTTTGCTTATTTAATTTGAGGGGCAGGCATATTTCAGTTCCTTGGATAAGAAATTAATTCTTCTCAGAAAAAGGATCTGAGGAGAATGTCAACTTTACTCTGCTCCACATGACTGTGGCATGAAAAACACATACAACGGAGGAAtaaagagggggggggggggggtgcaagGGTACACCATCAGCTTCCACTGATACTAGCTCTCATTCTGAGCCGACATAATAGGTATTTTAGTACTTTCATTCTTTCACTTTCAGCCGAAACCTAAACAACTgtgaacaacaataataacaggCATGTACTGTGAGTTACACGGTATTGGAAAGTAACAAACCTTTCCTGATATTTCATGTTCCAATTGTGCACATTTTTTGGTTTGATTTTCAATTTCTATCTCTGATGTCTTCACCAGTGCTTCCAGCTTGGACTGCTTTTCGTTGAGGTTGTCATTATCTTCTTTGAGCTTCAAAAAGGTTAAAAGAAAGAAGGATTTTATAAATACGGTGTCTACCAAGAACAAAGACTGCATCTTTCTGTATTTGTAGAAGGGCAGAAACCTGTACCTCTTCCACCCAAAATATGACACTACAAAATTCCCTAACCACTGATTTACACACAATAATTATGGTCAAGACTATTAATCCATTAATTCAGTAATCTAAGAGATATGCTATATATGTACATTTACCTTTGTACTGTATTGCTGAAGAGCACTCAGCTCTTGTACTTTTTCTTGTATCGTCTCTTGTGAAGTACGAACTTGTTCATCcaaaacagatttttcagcAGCCTTAGCAGCTTCAAGGGCAACAAGACTCTCACTCTGCAAATTAAATGGCATTGATAGATAATTATGCTTTGTCAAGTCTAACAAAGATCATAGAtagaaatcaagaaaccaaAGACTCAAATTCTACCTATGTGTAGTTCTCCTGTAAATGATAGTATCACGCTTAGAGAGACATCCCCTTCAACTGCTACTATTTTGTTTGTGCAAATGGCTAATCAGGCCAgtaaacagaacaaaaataggCCATCTATAACTGCTTTCATCAACACTTCCTAAATGTGCATTGACTGTTACCAGGACTGGTTCATTGTTGACCATTCTTATCTTTGGCTGACTTTAATTGTGCTTCTTTTAGTTGAAAATGCAGTAATTACCAACACAAAGCTAAATCAGGATTCAAGCCTGGTTTGATTcatattttctttctctcgtAACCTTAATATCATTCATCCTTACAAGGCTTACAaccaatggaaaatgaaaattcaacTCCTTCATTAACATTATTTTCCACCAAACTATCATGCTCAACTTACTTTTGCTGTCAGCTCCTTTCGCAACTCTTCCAATTGTTGTGAAGAATTACTACAAAGTGAGGTCAGATCCCTGACAGAGTTTTCCAGTTTAGCAGAATTGTCTTTTGCGCGGGCCAACTCATCCTGAACCTGCGTAGTACAGCAATACAAATTGAAGGGTTATGTCATTTATGATCTTAACATCTGTCCAATTCAATAGTACAATAAATCATCAGGAAAACATAAAATGCTTTCTGAATTTTGACAACAGTGCagaaccagaaaaaaaaaatagagcacTTGCAAAAGTTAATAATCAACATTAATTCATAACTAAAACATTtttaccgtgattgaaaaagatcatctgggtgataggagtcctgagaaggtctgttgttagtgactgatgtttcgacaacctgtgcggaagccatcttcagagtcaagtggtagtgttagtcagttgaaaattcaaaaaccctggtgagcgatttgattggtcagtagatagagtagccgttggtaaatgcgtgatgtgattggctgtgaagacatgtgcggagataggttatgcaaatagattggatgtaaaatgaataataaacaaggtgttactgtttcctattgagtaaacgtttgtaaggtgctggaagaggttgacaacaatttagggcagtttgttctaaagTAGTAAACCAGCTGaaactctgaagatggcttctgcacaagttgttgaaacgtcagtcactaacaacagtccttctcaggactccagtcacccagatgatctttttcaatcacggtatgttactcctgggttcaaaccatgtTCTTAAAACATTTTTGACCTTATTCTGTTCTTTGTGCAACTCTTCAATCTTCACTAAATGTTCCTGTGCTTGAACTTGAAGTGAATTTTCCATTTGCTCCACACGCACTTGGTAACTCTCCTGTCATTCAAAGAAGAGAGGTCAGGTGCTGTTCTCTTCACATCCTTTCTTCTAGTATCTCATTGGTTTACTTACTTTTTCTTGCTTAAGTTGATTGATAACAGTTTCAGTTCCACCACCAGCATCAATCTTTAAATCCAACACAAAAAAAGGGAGAGAAAAACTATTATAACCTAGTCGgcaaagtcacacaatttcagCCAGACAACTTGGTAAGTCATCAGTGTGCTCCATAATCATGAAATGCCTGTAAGCTTTTGATGGGGTGAgataaactaaaatttgataagaCAAAGTCAATGTTAAAAGCAGTAATTGTTTCTAACAATGACTTTGTCTCATCAAATCACcgattattataataataattggttcatggttttgtgtgtgtgccAAGTTATGGATACACTTAAAAAAGTTGCTAAGCACTTAAGTCTCTTCTGCTTAACAACCTCCAACATGGATTCAATCATAACACTACAGCCAAATGCCAACCAACACTTAAAAAGTTGCTAAGCACTTAAGTCTCTTCTGCTTAACAACCTCCAACATGGATTCATAACACTACAGCCAAATGCCAACCCTGacccaataattgttaattattgttaattctTGCCAAAATCTGGATTGGCCATAAATGTTGACACATAATAACAGCATCTTTTGGGGAACTGTTGGAAGCAATAATTATGTGTTATGTTAATTGTTTAGCAATTTTAGTATGTATCAGGCACATATTGGTAATCATTGTCATAGGTTAATAAATTATACTTCCAATTTCTTCCTTCTAGCCTAATGTCTTTTTGTTCAAGACAACAAAAACATCTTATTAGTTTTGATAAGTCCATTCTTATTTACTTATAACGGCCCATGTTTTGTGAACCTTAGCAATAAGATCTGTGCGCTCTTCTTCAAATCTTGCAATGTCTTCCTTCTTTTGCTGCAGGCCactttcaagttcttttactaAACCTTCTCTGCAACACAAAAGAGGTAAAGCAAAGTCAACAATATAAAAACAACAGTACTTTTGAATTGCATTGTGACTCCTGCCAATTCATTGGCACCTGCTTCTACAGGCTGACTACTCCTTGGGGAGTTAGGCAGCTGCAGTGGTTATCAAACACTCCTCCCACCTTTACAATCATTGTACTTGATCATTGTCAGTTGATCTCATCTTCACTTAAGCATTTTGTCCTGGACGCGGGTTTCCTCCCTGATCAAAAGTTGACTCATACTGGCATGGGAACATCCTCAATTGGGATAACCTCTACCATTTCCTTCAAACTAATGTGAATTCAGTTTGAGAAGTGCtatgattaattttgttcaacCTAATAGATATGAAAAAAGAGCTCATCTGGAACATCTCACTTTTTTCCCCTTGGTGCAGTAATCACAAACACTGTTCACACCCTAACCTGTTTTGAGCTTGCCTCTGTTCCTCCtctaactgattttgcaagttTCGAACTTGATGATTAGAGCTTTCTCTGAGTGCGacctgtaaataaaaaattcttattcATGTTAAGAGAACTTGACACAGGTTATTTACATGATAAAGGCTAAATCTCTTCAGACAAAAACACACAAACCTCAGAGTCCAGCTTGTTCTTTGTTTCCTCAAGTTGCTTTTGCAGATATTCAATgaatgtttccttttctttaagGACTACATTGGCCTGAGAGGAAAACCAGGTTATCAGCAATTTTCTCAAAACTGCACTCCAGGAACTTTGTAATTTACAGTACTGTAATGACTCTTGTTCCAGGAGAGAATTCATAGCAATCCTTTCATGCACTTGCAAATTCATTCCACACCAACGGCGTTTGCACAAACTCATAAAACGTGACATGAGTTTGTGAGTCTTAACTAGCACTCATAACTTTGTGCCACTTAATTCTGATTAAGATTCATGAAAATCAGAATTTCACATTTGCAGCCAGGTTGTTGTTATGAGGTGAAAATTAACTcattcaataattttatttgtcaCATTTCATATTATTTATCTTACCTGGCTGAGGTCATGTTGCAGGCTAATAACTTGCTGTTGTTTCTCTTGCCGTTGTTCCTGTACTTGTTTCCTGTTTTCTGTGGATGCTGATATTGCTGTCTGCAAACTGTTCACATAGAGATCAActtgttaattattatcatcaccaCATACAAGACAAGACAAGTTCTGTTTAACGTCTCTTACCTTTGTACTTGCTCAATTTTAGCTGCCTTTTCAACCTCAAGTTCTTTTACTCTCATATGCAGGCTGGATCATggtgaaagagaaaaaattaataatgacaGCTGACATCAAGACTAGTTGACCAACTTAAGACAAATGGTAAGAACGGGTTGAGGCACATTCCATTGGCAAGAATCTAAATCCTACAATGACATTTTCACTTTAACCCTTTATCCGTGCTAAAGTATAATTCAATGTTTTTCAAGGAATATTCTCTCAATCAACAGCTAACACAATTATTACTTAAAGGAAAGCTATAGGTAAACCTAACCAAAGATTGTATTGAAATGGAGCAAACTGTAAACATGGTTTTTTAGGTCctaaaggaactgtggtgctgcgttggtcgGAGAGTAagacaaaaattttgtttaatcaaacaagttgataaaggttttTTCAAGCATTAGCCTTCCTCAGAGTGAATAGAGGAAATGTGGGGTGCTGTACGTTTACACAggagtgtggaggagctttttgaaaatatggtgacatgaatttgtgaataaattagtggaatgagaggcattCATTGATCCCGTGTTGATAGAGTGTGCCCTGttaaaagatgaatttttgttcaaattttttGTGCCTTTCTGTGTTCCTGTGGTGTCAGGATAGCCTGCGAATGGCCATGTTGTACTGGGAGTAATTAGGAAGACTAAAATCGCctgcaactggtttggacgcatctgtgtcaCTTTTTTCTTCATCTCACAAAAGTGGTCCACCAATATtctccctgtttcacctatgtagatctgcaggttatgcaatagatgacctTTACGGAGATAAGTTaagtggtcagtgactttaaagTGTCCCTACTAAACcccaaaatatatatatatttttttttttcactaaaatgaatATTTGCACCTGTTCAAAATGCATTGcagccattttttccttcttctaacaaatcctgccattttatgGGCTTCAAAACTTGGGgaaaaccaagcatcttttgttcacgaccaaGTCAGAAGGGGAATGGGTCTATTTCTGATTTGAcatcacaaactgatttacattgCATTGACTCTCTGTAAACATGCATCCAAAGTAGATTGTGACAAATTTAGCGAATAGTTATGAGAATCTGTTGCTTTGTACTGTACGCTGGTAGATAAATCGTCATCGTTGATTGAAAGTTAAATATctaggaaagctaatgaattttcagAAAATTCCCAGGTATTTTTTAGAGAGGGGTGAAAAGGATTGACTGAGGTAATAGATTGGTTGAGTTCTATTCTGCTGGATGAAGTTGTGCCTACGCAGTCATCATTGTaacgtttgtaaagatcaggttttgatCAGTGGTAATTGGAGAGAAACTTACTTGATATAGCCTACAAAGAGGTTAATGTGGtgaggtcccattttggttcccattgcaactcTGTTGATTTGTTTgcagtagttgtcaccaaatgaaaaactttaatattattattattattattataacttaattaatttaatGTGTCCTTCACCAAGATACCTTTACTCACTTCTTCACTTCTGTTAAAGTagcattcattttttcttgCCAAGCTTTTTGTTCCTGGTCTTTCTCTTGTTGCACTGATGACACCTGTTGTTGTGCTACAGATAGCTGGTTCTGCAATGATATGATTTCATCTCCAGAAGGTctacaacaaaatgaaagaaaaaaaacttaacaataattattattcttccaTTTTATTTATCCTGAAATCTTATGGGTGCTTAACATAATAAATGCATCTTGCAcatcaaaaaatataaaatatgaaATCACATGAAGTTAATAATGTCTCaagctaaaaaaaaactttcaagttGATAGTAGAAATGAGGTCACACAATTTATTTGTTTAGTACTGCTCAAGCAAAAGGTATTTTCAGTCTACTTCCCACTTATTTTCTGTGCTTCATCTTAGTAAGGTGAACAACAGAATGCTTCACATTTTTGGCTTTAAAAGCTTTTGCTCTGTGTATGAAAATATCTCTTTCAATCACAAGAGCAAGGAAAacataacaatattattattgatccACTATTATTATTCTAAGTTGTTAAGAAATAGAAATGAAACATcactgttacagaaaaacacACCTTTGGGAAAGCTGCTTTTCTAAATTATCATTTAATCTACTCTTATCTTCCAGCTGTTCCTAAGAATCAAgtaaaagaaaaccaaaagctTAACACTTGGGCAACAGTGGATCAATCATTATTTACCCTGTACAGTATCATTTATCAACTTTTCTAATTAAATTAAGGATCTAAGTTATTCAGATGACCCAGCAAtaaatttaacataaatactgtTGATCTAGTGCAGCATCTCTACAATACCTGTAATTACTTTATATTTCCCTGTTCCTTATCTTTATCTCTTACCTTCAGCCGGTTAATTTCTTCAGAGTtgattttctgttgttttttctcCTCTTCCAAAGACGATTTAAGTCCAGCATTTTCAGCTGCCTAATCACACAAGGAACactaatttattttaaactatgACATCCAAGACAACACAGTTTAATCATATTTCGCTTCTAAATATTATTTGCCTCCAAATCAAATAAAGAAAGTTAAGGACCAAATTAGTTTGATTTCTTTATCAGCTTTAACcaataatacttttttttaaattccacTTTACTGTAAGTCAGACCCATGCAATTAAAAGATAGCTGTGATCACAGGAACACCATTACTTACTGGGTCACAGCAACAACTTAAATGTAGTCACAGCAACACCATAACTTAAATGTGGCACAATCTCATTTGGACCAAGCTAAAATAGAGACAATGTTGCTTAGCAATTAACCCTTCGTCACATGTTTTGAGGATATGCATTGATTCCTTAAGGTCACTTTTGCATGCTGCTTCCTCACCTGCTTGTAGAGAAACATGAGGGTGGTGGTTGGAATGTATTCCACTGATCAGTTCACTGTGGTGCCTGGGATATACCGCATTCACAATATTGCTATGGATACCTCCTCACAATATCAGTTGGCTTCCTGCCCCTTCTCCCCTGAGTCAATAGCTCCCAGGTGCATTACCTTTAACCTTTTAAATGATACAGACGAATGTACTTGAAACAGAGATGATGATTCCTGTGTTCCTATTGCCTGTGTCATTTGTGACTTACCATTTTCTTCTTATTAGTCAACAGGGTCGACTAAGTTGAACTTTTACTGAACCTAGCTATAAgttaaaaagacaagaatttaCCAGTTCTGATGTTTGTTGAACAAAATTCATCTGCTCACTCTGGCTCCCAGTTTGAGCTTCCAGTGCTTTAGCCAGGTCTACTTTCAGTTGTGCATACTCTGCCATAGCTgtacaataaaacaaaacaaaaaattcttaTTTACACAATATATATTGATATCCCAAAGAGCATCATCATGAATCGCTGTTGAATTGACTCTGCCATCAGACTGGAAGCAATTACCATAACCCTTACTCTTTGTAAAGATTAAATACAAAGTAACTGGGTCTACCTACTATTTTACCCAAGAACTCTATTAGGAAGATACTGTATAATCTTCCTTTGGACAGATACACATTTCCAGGATTGCACTTAATTAGCTGCAAGCATTTTGATAAATAATAAAGTGTTTACTAACCCTCCAACTAAACTTACCCATCACTTGTGGTAACAAATACAGACAAGAAATGTCATAAATATGTCCCCCTAGATCAAAGGAGACAAAGATGTCCTCCTCAAGGACATTAGTAACCCTAATCGTAACCTAAGTAAATGACAAAGACAAGCGCTTACCCTAATGTTATAGACAGGTGGTTTACGCTTAGACTTATAtgacatttatcaaaattatGTGTGCAACTAAGTGCATTTCTGGAAATGAGTGCCTTTCAATGAAACAATCCATCATATCTGCAAGAGCCAGGTGCAACTACAAACAATCTGGCAAAGGCCTGGTTCAAAGTGCCTCAAAACTTAAGCACTGAAAAGTGCAATAAATGTAAAATGATCATTCATTTCATAGCTAATCTACTGCATCGATGTCTACAGAAACTTCTCTGTCCAGAGGAACAATAGAAAAAACATTCAACTGAATCTGGTTTGGTGTTGCcttcttgaataattatgttggTATTGCAGCTTAACTTACTTACATTTCacactgttttctttttgtaacATTATTTTTTGTTCAGATTCCTTTTCTAAATCTTGCTTCTCCTAAAGAATAAGAATGTGGAAACTGAGATATCTTACAGTATCATCATCACTCCAATAATGAACTAAATCAAGTTCCATTTTTGAATGCTGTAAACTTTGAAGTGA includes these proteins:
- the LOC136894943 gene encoding early endosome antigen 1-like isoform X1, translated to MFKRRLFKRKENEQQPESPTKENQQQSLTVEASGFICPGCMISFNSPEDLQIHFETAHAEPVPTGDFICPSCMKSFNSPGDLQSHFDQQHETRDNATSVKPSVAPLSQSLPGDTTKIWSEKHGSILSFDEETPPPRKESEISRLSHQLKELEDKAKEIMYLQQEVNELNASLKEEKWYSAALKEEVDKITIEKVELEEKTSFLEKEKQDLEKESEQKIMLQKENSVKSMAEYAQLKVDLAKALEAQTGSQSEQMNFVQQTSELAAENAGLKSSLEEEKKQQKINSEEINRLKEQLEDKSRLNDNLEKQLSQRPSGDEIISLQNQLSVAQQQVSSVQQEKDQEQKAWQEKMNATLTEVKNLHMRVKELEVEKAAKIEQVQSLQTAISASTENRKQVQEQRQEKQQQVISLQHDLSQANVVLKEKETFIEYLQKQLEETKNKLDSEVALRESSNHQVRNLQNQLEEEQRQAQNREGLVKELESGLQQKKEDIARFEEERTDLIAKIDAGGGTETVINQLKQEKESYQVRVEQMENSLQVQAQEHLVKIEELHKEQNKVQDELARAKDNSAKLENSVRDLTSLCSNSSQQLEELRKELTAKSESLVALEAAKAAEKSVLDEQVRTSQETIQEKVQELSALQQYSTKLKEDNDNLNEKQSKLEALVKTSEIEIENQTKKCAQLEHEISGKVEVMTLLQNEKSSQKMTLEKQIENGQKALEKKERELLLLQEEMQKEKGQLSEKVKSLETEKEQLLLNLTSTKTLLEEKEKSESIQQSALQEAGKEIISLKEHLAATSFSVKEKSDQLINASKEHQEQKQMFETKMSELEISHKSQTTELMTTLKNVKEKLNEKEVLCNKQVQEQQLLQEKVQQLEQEKFSLEGAIQELGQAHQEQISALGEDFSSKEQKLQLQLEEQKKINGMMQTSLEQKDGRMNEMQRKIEVLEEELKKQCESCKNYETQLCKLQVASKEQQEKISNLEESLEVSRKDIKILESQVALGEEELALFKKQAEETEGNLRQTVDQLNEVKNTLETQVTKLNDELKAKQEQLEKTTQEKTSVEQDLETQREAFNRLRISLQTRIGELEKSLAEEQETNCKAKQEAQEKQQLLMKQKLELENKLQNNEKDLKKALEDHEETKEVSKRVQLLLKEETAAVQTKLANETQEHEDLKKSKEQTEARLNIQVSSLTENLSAARAEAEKIQDEKRGTEEKLLETEKRIDEYKGEMAVLEATIQNNLDERRKLLERCVAGDEALEKQEKENADLKKKVENAQAALMELTQENQSLQILNNQKNARRWESDTDVASCNACEKQFSVTVRKHHCRQCGLIYCGDCTSKNAHITSSKKPVRVCDKCFDEVTSSTVRSHSLNPNQGFS